In Nitrosophilus alvini, the following are encoded in one genomic region:
- the rplT gene encoding 50S ribosomal protein L20 — translation MRVKTGVVRRRRHKKILKMARGFYSGRRKHFRKAKEQLERSLVYAYRDRRQKKRDFRKLWITRINAACRLNGINYSNFIHGLNKAGIELDRKILADMAMNEPENFAKIVEKAKAAL, via the coding sequence ATGAGAGTAAAAACTGGTGTAGTCAGAAGAAGAAGACACAAAAAAATATTGAAAATGGCCCGCGGTTTCTACAGCGGCAGAAGAAAACACTTCAGAAAAGCAAAAGAGCAGCTTGAAAGAAGTCTTGTATACGCATACAGAGACAGAAGACAAAAGAAAAGAGACTTCAGAAAACTTTGGATCACAAGAATAAATGCAGCCTGCAGACTGAACGGAATAAACTATTCAAATTTTATACATGGCCTTAACAAAGCCGGAATAGAACTTGACAGAAAAATTTTGGCAGATATGGCTATGAACGAACCTGAAAACTTTGCAAAAATTGTAGAAAAAGCAAAAGCAGCACTATAA
- the rpmI gene encoding 50S ribosomal protein L35 — MPKMKTHRGAAKRFKKTKNKIKRGSAFRSHILTKKSPKTKRELRAPKYVSKADEKRIEELISTY, encoded by the coding sequence ATGCCAAAAATGAAAACACATCGCGGTGCTGCAAAACGTTTTAAGAAGACTAAAAACAAGATAAAAAGAGGAAGCGCTTTTAGAAGCCACATCCTTACAAAAAAGTCTCCTAAAACAAAAAGAGAGCTAAGAGCACCAAAATATGTCAGCAAAGCTGATGAAAAAAGAATCGAAGAGTTAATTTCTACATATTGA
- the infC gene encoding translation initiation factor IF-3: MSKKRDEVLLNEQIRAPQVRCIGDDGTQYGIISRDEALDIAEEKGLDLVLIAPDANPPVCKIMDYGKFKYQQEKKKKEAKKKQKQIEVKEIKLSVKIAQNDIDYKIKHAREFLEKGKHVKFRVFLRGREMAHPEAGIEVLNKVIPMIEDIGTIEKKPHLEGRYVNMMVVPKKEEKKK, translated from the coding sequence TTGAGTAAGAAAAGAGATGAAGTGCTCTTAAATGAGCAGATAAGGGCTCCGCAGGTAAGGTGTATAGGCGATGACGGCACGCAATACGGGATTATTTCAAGAGACGAGGCATTGGACATTGCCGAAGAAAAAGGGCTTGATTTAGTTTTAATTGCACCCGATGCCAATCCTCCTGTATGCAAAATAATGGATTACGGCAAATTCAAATACCAGCAGGAAAAAAAGAAAAAAGAGGCTAAAAAGAAACAGAAGCAGATAGAAGTTAAAGAGATAAAACTATCTGTAAAAATTGCACAAAACGATATAGATTACAAGATAAAACATGCAAGGGAATTCCTCGAAAAAGGAAAGCATGTTAAATTCAGAGTATTTTTAAGAGGCCGTGAAATGGCTCATCCTGAAGCCGGCATCGAGGTTTTGAACAAAGTGATTCCGATGATTGAAGATATAGGCACTATAGAAAAGAAACCCCATCTGGAAGGCAGATATGTCAATATGATGGTAGTACCCAAAAAAGAGGAAAAAAAGAAATAG
- the thrS gene encoding threonine--tRNA ligase: MEPIAIKKDNEIIDLQTAEAKNIDIDSAKKIHPENTPDALEVIRHSTAHLMAQAIKELYPDARFFVGPVVEEGFYYDFRVNEKIGEEDLKKIEKKMAEIASRKLPIERYEISKKEAIEKFKEDDLKQEVLKNIPSDTVSIYKQGDFEDLCRGPHVPNTKFLKHFKLIRVAGAYLGGDETKEMLTRIYGIAFADKKTLKEYITMLEEAKKRDHRKLGTELELFMFSEEVGAGLPIWLPKGARLRSKLEHLLFKAHRNRGYEPVRGPELLKSELWKKSGHYQNYGENMYFTEIDEQEYGIKPMNCLGHIMVYKSKKRSYRELPLKFFEYGVVHRHEKSGVLHGLLRVREFTQDDAHIYCTPEQIKQNVLEVLEFVDKIMKSFDFSYEMEISTKPEKSIGSNEIWEKATKALKEALDENGLEYGIDEGGGAFYGPKIDIKITDAIGRKWQCGTIQVDFNLPERFELTYIDENNESKQPVMIHRAILGSFERFIAILTEHFGGEFPFFIAPTQIIFIPIAQSHQKYAKELASKLIEIGVDTEIYDRNESLNKRIRTAEKQRVPMIIVLGDKEVEEKSVAVRDRRERIQYNISEDQFFDKIKEKLSEVRF, from the coding sequence TTGGAGCCGATAGCGATAAAAAAAGATAACGAGATTATAGACCTGCAGACAGCAGAAGCAAAAAATATAGATATAGACTCAGCGAAAAAAATCCATCCAGAAAACACTCCCGATGCTCTCGAAGTCATAAGACACTCTACCGCACATTTGATGGCACAGGCGATAAAAGAACTCTATCCTGATGCAAGATTTTTTGTCGGACCCGTAGTAGAAGAGGGCTTTTACTACGATTTCAGGGTTAACGAAAAAATAGGTGAAGAGGACCTTAAAAAAATTGAAAAAAAGATGGCCGAAATAGCCTCTAGAAAACTTCCTATCGAAAGATATGAAATATCAAAAAAAGAAGCCATAGAGAAATTCAAAGAGGATGACCTCAAACAGGAAGTTCTCAAAAACATACCCTCAGACACTGTTTCTATTTACAAGCAGGGCGATTTTGAAGACCTTTGCCGAGGGCCCCACGTTCCCAATACAAAATTTTTAAAACATTTCAAGTTGATACGCGTTGCCGGAGCATATCTTGGCGGCGACGAAACGAAAGAGATGCTCACCCGTATATACGGTATAGCCTTTGCTGACAAAAAAACTCTCAAAGAGTATATTACAATGCTCGAAGAGGCAAAAAAGAGAGACCACAGAAAACTAGGAACCGAGCTTGAACTTTTTATGTTCAGCGAAGAAGTGGGGGCCGGTCTTCCTATATGGCTTCCAAAAGGCGCTAGGCTTAGAAGCAAACTGGAGCATCTGCTTTTCAAAGCGCACCGCAACAGAGGATACGAACCGGTTAGAGGACCTGAGCTTTTAAAAAGTGAACTCTGGAAAAAGAGCGGGCATTATCAAAACTATGGCGAAAACATGTATTTCACCGAAATAGATGAACAGGAATACGGTATAAAGCCGATGAACTGCCTAGGTCATATAATGGTATATAAATCAAAAAAGAGAAGCTATCGCGAACTTCCTTTAAAATTTTTTGAATACGGCGTTGTTCACAGACATGAAAAAAGCGGCGTTTTGCATGGGCTTTTGAGAGTGAGAGAATTTACCCAGGATGATGCTCACATCTACTGTACACCGGAACAGATCAAGCAGAACGTTTTGGAAGTTTTGGAATTTGTCGACAAAATTATGAAAAGTTTCGATTTTTCATATGAGATGGAAATATCCACAAAACCTGAAAAATCGATAGGAAGCAATGAAATATGGGAAAAAGCGACAAAAGCTTTGAAAGAGGCTCTTGACGAAAACGGCCTTGAATACGGCATTGATGAAGGCGGCGGCGCATTCTACGGACCAAAAATTGATATAAAGATAACAGATGCTATCGGCAGAAAATGGCAATGCGGAACCATCCAGGTAGATTTCAACCTTCCGGAAAGATTCGAGCTTACATATATAGACGAAAATAACGAATCAAAACAGCCAGTTATGATACACAGAGCAATTTTGGGTTCGTTTGAGAGATTTATAGCAATACTTACAGAACATTTTGGGGGAGAATTTCCGTTTTTTATCGCTCCTACACAGATAATATTTATTCCGATTGCACAGTCTCACCAAAAATATGCAAAAGAGCTTGCATCAAAGCTGATCGAAATAGGAGTGGATACGGAAATTTACGACAGAAACGAGAGTCTTAACAAAAGAATAAGGACCGCTGAAAAACAGAGAGTCCCTATGATAATAGTTCTTGGTGACAAAGAAGTTGAAGAAAAAAGTGTCGCCGTAAGGGACAGAAGAGAAAGAATACAGTATAATATTTCTGAAGATCAATTTTTTGATAAAATAAAGGAGAAACTCAGTGAGGTACGTTTTTGA
- the lspA gene encoding signal peptidase II has protein sequence MVRSYTVFFFAAIGVFIIDQTLKELFVEGFYYETKCITLGYTLNKGVAFSMLSFLEGYLKWILLLLIVAAFGYINLKRYILKYPFVLGILFGAAVGNLYDRFIHGGVVDYVYWHCWFDFAVFNFADVMIDLSVLWLIIINFKKK, from the coding sequence ATGGTTAGAAGTTATACTGTTTTCTTTTTTGCTGCCATAGGCGTATTTATAATAGACCAGACTTTAAAAGAACTTTTTGTAGAGGGCTTCTATTATGAAACAAAATGTATAACTCTTGGTTACACTTTGAACAAAGGTGTTGCATTCTCTATGCTCTCATTTCTGGAAGGATACCTTAAATGGATTTTACTTCTGCTTATCGTTGCGGCATTCGGATATATAAACCTTAAAAGATATATTTTAAAATATCCTTTTGTATTAGGTATCCTTTTCGGAGCTGCAGTCGGCAATCTATATGACAGATTTATACACGGCGGAGTCGTTGATTATGTATATTGGCACTGCTGGTTTGATTTTGCCGTTTTCAATTTCGCTGATGTTATGATAGACCTCTCGGTTCTGTGGCTCATAATAATAAATTTTAAGAAAAAATAA
- the glmM gene encoding phosphoglucosamine mutase: protein MKLFGTDGVRGEAGKKLTAMFSMRLAMAAGIYFRKNSVTNKILVGKDTRRSGYMIENAIVSGLTAVGYNVIQIGPMPTPAIAFLTEDMRCDAGIMISASHNPYYDNGIKFFDMHGNKLNIEEEKEIENIYFNEEIIDSKQQTRKKIGSSKRIDDVIGRYIVHIKNSFPSNLTLSGLRVVLDTANGAAYKVAPTIFNELGADTIVINDKPNGFNINLKCGAMHPEDLGNAVRKYRADIGFAFDGDADRLVAVDENGEVIDGDKLLGALAIYLKNRKKLKNCSMVATVMSNKALEDFLKRNDIKLYRSNVGDKYVLEEIKRNDLNFGGEQSGHIVMTDFAKTGDGLVSALQTVAYMLISNKKASELFNPFELYPQILENIPVKEKKPLENIEGYEKLVESFEKEGTRVLIRYSGTENKLRVLLEGKDNRVLEKQMENAKNFFKAALNG from the coding sequence ATGAAACTCTTCGGAACTGACGGGGTAAGAGGAGAAGCCGGAAAAAAACTTACTGCTATGTTTTCAATGAGACTTGCCATGGCCGCCGGCATCTATTTTAGAAAAAATTCTGTTACAAACAAAATACTTGTAGGTAAAGATACCAGAAGAAGCGGATATATGATAGAAAATGCGATTGTAAGCGGCCTTACGGCAGTCGGATATAACGTTATACAGATAGGACCAATGCCAACACCCGCCATTGCATTTTTGACTGAAGACATGAGATGCGATGCCGGTATTATGATAAGCGCAAGTCACAATCCATATTACGACAACGGTATAAAATTCTTTGATATGCATGGAAACAAACTGAATATCGAAGAGGAAAAAGAGATAGAAAATATATATTTCAATGAAGAGATTATAGATTCAAAACAGCAGACAAGAAAAAAAATAGGCTCTTCCAAAAGAATAGATGACGTAATAGGAAGATACATAGTTCATATAAAGAACTCTTTTCCGAGCAACCTGACTCTTAGCGGCCTGAGGGTCGTACTCGATACCGCAAACGGTGCAGCATATAAAGTAGCCCCCACAATATTCAACGAACTGGGAGCAGATACTATAGTGATAAACGACAAACCCAACGGTTTTAATATAAATCTAAAATGCGGTGCAATGCATCCGGAAGATCTTGGAAATGCAGTAAGAAAATACAGAGCCGATATCGGTTTTGCTTTCGACGGAGATGCGGACAGACTGGTAGCCGTTGATGAAAACGGCGAAGTGATAGACGGTGACAAACTGTTGGGCGCTCTGGCTATATATCTCAAAAACAGAAAAAAACTTAAAAACTGCTCCATGGTAGCCACTGTTATGAGCAATAAGGCTCTTGAGGACTTTCTAAAACGAAATGATATAAAACTGTACAGAAGCAATGTGGGAGATAAATATGTTCTCGAAGAGATAAAAAGAAATGATCTAAATTTTGGAGGAGAACAGAGCGGCCATATAGTTATGACCGATTTTGCCAAAACCGGCGACGGACTTGTCAGTGCACTTCAGACGGTCGCATATATGCTCATATCCAACAAGAAAGCAAGTGAGCTGTTCAATCCTTTTGAGCTTTATCCGCAGATACTGGAAAATATACCTGTAAAAGAGAAAAAGCCTCTTGAAAATATAGAAGGATATGAAAAATTGGTAGAGTCTTTCGAAAAAGAGGGAACAAGAGTGCTTATAAGATATTCCGGAACGGAAAACAAACTGAGAGTTCTTTTGGAAGGCAAAGATAACAGAGTGCTTGAAAAACAGATGGAAAATGCAAAAAATTTTTTTAAAGCGGCCCTGAATGGTTAG
- the rpsT gene encoding 30S ribosomal protein S20 has translation MAHHKSALKRIRQTAKRTERNRFYRTRIKNIAKAVREAVEAGNKEAAVEALKVANRELHKFVSKGVLKKNTASRKVARLHKLVNSMSEAA, from the coding sequence ATGGCACATCATAAATCCGCACTGAAAAGAATTCGCCAGACAGCAAAAAGAACCGAAAGAAACAGATTTTACAGAACAAGAATCAAAAATATCGCTAAAGCTGTCAGAGAGGCTGTAGAAGCAGGAAATAAAGAGGCAGCTGTCGAAGCTTTGAAAGTTGCAAACAGAGAATTGCACAAATTTGTAAGCAAAGGTGTTTTGAAGAAAAATACCGCTTCAAGAAAAGTTGCGAGATTGCATAAACTTGTAAACTCAATGAGCGAAGCTGCATAA
- the prfA gene encoding peptide chain release factor 1, with the protein MLKEKLQPFIDRYEEINRLLSSPDITKDIKKMTELSKEQSDLEPIVEKAKEYNEVLKAIEENRSLLEDEELGELAKEELKELEPRLKNLEEEIKLLLIPKDPNDDKNIYLEIRAGTGGEEAALFAADLFKAYARYADLKGWKVEIVSSSESETGGYKEIIAKIKGDKVYSRLKYEAGTHRVQRIPATESQGRIHTSAVTVAVMPEVDDVDVEINPSDLKIDVYRSSGCGGQSVNTTDSAVRITHIPTGIVVSMQDEKSQHKNKEKALKILKARIYEQKMKEQQETLSSERKAQVGSGDRSERIRTYNYPQNRITDHRIGLTLYRLDEIMQGGLFDEIIEPLIAHYQAEKIKEAGL; encoded by the coding sequence ATGCTTAAAGAAAAACTTCAACCCTTCATAGACAGATACGAAGAGATAAACAGGCTTCTTAGTTCTCCCGATATAACGAAAGATATAAAAAAAATGACAGAGCTCTCCAAAGAGCAGTCTGATCTTGAACCTATCGTAGAAAAAGCAAAAGAGTACAATGAAGTTTTAAAAGCTATCGAAGAGAATAGATCTTTGCTTGAAGATGAAGAGTTGGGAGAACTTGCAAAAGAGGAGCTCAAAGAGCTTGAACCAAGATTAAAAAATCTCGAAGAAGAGATAAAGCTTCTGCTAATTCCGAAAGATCCGAACGACGATAAAAATATCTACCTTGAGATAAGGGCCGGAACAGGCGGAGAAGAAGCTGCACTTTTTGCAGCAGACCTTTTTAAAGCATATGCAAGATATGCTGATCTGAAAGGATGGAAGGTTGAAATCGTCAGTTCAAGCGAGAGCGAGACAGGCGGATACAAAGAGATAATAGCAAAAATCAAAGGCGATAAGGTCTATAGTCGCCTTAAATATGAAGCCGGAACTCACAGGGTACAGAGAATCCCTGCTACCGAGTCCCAAGGCAGGATTCATACTTCTGCAGTTACCGTTGCAGTTATGCCTGAGGTTGACGATGTTGATGTAGAGATAAATCCAAGTGACCTCAAAATCGATGTCTACCGTTCAAGCGGATGCGGGGGACAGTCTGTCAACACTACAGACAGTGCGGTAAGAATCACCCATATACCTACAGGCATTGTTGTATCTATGCAGGATGAAAAATCTCAGCATAAAAACAAAGAAAAAGCTCTCAAAATACTTAAGGCAAGAATTTACGAACAGAAGATGAAAGAGCAACAAGAAACACTAAGTAGTGAAAGAAAAGCTCAGGTAGGCTCAGGTGACAGAAGCGAAAGAATCAGAACCTACAACTATCCACAAAACAGGATAACCGATCACAGAATCGGCCTGACGCTTTACAGACTCGACGAGATTATGCAAGGCGGTCTGTTTGATGAGATAATAGAACCTCTTATAGCACACTATCAGGCAGAAAAAATCAAAGAAGCCGGACTATAA
- a CDS encoding glucosaminidase domain-containing protein — protein MKRVLLTGLGIVLSVKLMAADYKSIPEWYYNIKNINTQKEKFFEILTPLVKKENQKILEERRFIKNFFNEMFKYPKLPENKLKRLVKIAKKYRIKNIYNKDEYLKKIDIIPQSLVLAQAALESGWGKSRFAKEANNLFGEWTFGKRGLIPQEREEGKKHKIKVFGSISASIASYMLNLNRHAAYREFRQARYIARKEGRKFTGLQAAMTMQRYSQIGKKYNRLVVSIIKKNRLHHLETPRG, from the coding sequence TTGAAAAGAGTTTTATTGACAGGACTGGGTATTGTTTTGTCCGTCAAACTTATGGCGGCAGATTATAAAAGCATCCCTGAGTGGTACTATAATATCAAAAATATCAATACTCAAAAAGAGAAATTTTTTGAAATTTTGACACCTTTGGTAAAAAAAGAGAATCAAAAAATTCTTGAAGAGAGAAGGTTTATAAAAAATTTTTTCAATGAGATGTTCAAATATCCAAAACTGCCGGAAAATAAGCTTAAAAGGCTTGTCAAAATAGCAAAAAAATATAGAATAAAAAATATCTACAACAAGGACGAATACCTAAAAAAGATTGATATCATCCCTCAGTCTCTGGTTCTTGCGCAGGCGGCTCTGGAAAGCGGATGGGGAAAAAGTAGATTTGCAAAAGAGGCAAACAATCTATTCGGAGAATGGACTTTTGGTAAAAGAGGTCTAATTCCACAAGAGAGAGAAGAGGGCAAAAAGCATAAAATAAAAGTTTTTGGCTCAATTTCTGCTTCTATAGCTTCTTATATGCTGAATCTTAACAGACATGCAGCTTACAGAGAATTTCGGCAGGCAAGATATATAGCGAGAAAAGAGGGGAGAAAATTTACCGGTCTTCAGGCGGCGATGACTATGCAAAGATATTCGCAGATAGGCAAAAAATATAATCGTCTTGTGGTCTCTATCATAAAGAAAAATAGGCTACATCATCTTGAAACTCCGAGAGGATGA
- the dapF gene encoding diaminopimelate epimerase — MQLTKYSASGNDFVIFHTFRHKDRSDLAVKLCDRFTGIGADGLIVLLPHESLDFEWQFYNSDGSSAAMCGNGSRAAAHYAYINSLAGSSMKFMTEAGEISASVNGDTVESQLTDPIISNKEISHGGLEWWLLDTGVPHLVAFVDNLDRFDKNEAKELRKSYNANVNYAKIENGIIYIRTYERGVEDETLACGTGMAAAFYRAFLEGLVDSVARVYPKSKEELILSIKDEKLFFKGKVKKIFDTCMEEVG, encoded by the coding sequence ATGCAATTGACAAAATACAGCGCAAGCGGAAATGATTTTGTGATATTTCATACATTCAGACATAAAGACAGAAGCGACCTTGCTGTAAAGCTTTGCGACAGATTCACCGGAATCGGCGCTGACGGTTTGATAGTGCTTCTTCCGCATGAAAGTCTAGATTTTGAATGGCAGTTTTACAACAGCGACGGAAGTAGTGCTGCAATGTGTGGAAACGGGAGCAGGGCGGCTGCACACTACGCATATATAAACTCCCTTGCCGGAAGTTCCATGAAATTTATGACCGAAGCCGGAGAGATATCGGCAAGCGTTAACGGCGATACGGTAGAAAGTCAGCTTACAGATCCAATAATATCGAACAAAGAGATATCGCACGGCGGACTTGAATGGTGGCTTCTAGATACTGGTGTTCCGCATCTTGTAGCCTTTGTTGACAATCTTGACAGATTTGACAAAAATGAAGCAAAAGAGCTAAGAAAAAGTTACAATGCAAATGTAAATTATGCCAAGATTGAAAATGGTATAATATATATAAGAACATATGAGCGCGGCGTCGAAGATGAAACACTTGCCTGCGGTACAGGCATGGCTGCAGCATTTTACAGAGCTTTTCTGGAAGGTCTGGTAGATTCTGTAGCAAGAGTCTATCCAAAAAGCAAAGAAGAACTTATACTAAGTATAAAAGATGAAAAACTTTTCTTTAAAGGAAAAGTGAAAAAAATATTTGATACATGCATGGAGGAGGTCGGTTGA
- the coaE gene encoding dephospho-CoA kinase (Dephospho-CoA kinase (CoaE) performs the final step in coenzyme A biosynthesis.), with product MKYSNKTSASPHRFKYAIALTGGIASGKSTVSSLLKLYGFSVIDADKIAHEVLDTQKDKIAEIFGSEYIKEGRVDRKALGKLIFSDKEAKKKLENLLHPIIRKRIEEESRKLERFKIPYFIDIPLFYETKAYPIKETVVVYAPAEQQIKRLVEREGYTPEEAKKRVDAQIDIEEKKRRADYVIDNSKDLKHLQKECEEFIKTIKRKYALEG from the coding sequence ATGAAATATTCAAACAAAACATCTGCATCCCCTCACCGCTTTAAATACGCTATTGCTCTTACAGGTGGAATTGCAAGCGGAAAGAGCACGGTCAGCAGTCTGCTCAAACTATACGGTTTTTCCGTGATAGATGCGGATAAAATAGCACATGAAGTTTTGGATACCCAAAAAGATAAGATAGCCGAAATTTTCGGGTCCGAATATATAAAAGAGGGCAGGGTGGACAGAAAAGCTCTGGGAAAGCTTATATTTTCCGACAAAGAGGCAAAAAAAAAGCTTGAAAATCTACTTCATCCCATTATCAGAAAAAGAATTGAAGAAGAATCCCGTAAACTAGAAAGATTCAAAATACCCTATTTTATCGACATACCTCTCTTTTATGAAACAAAAGCATATCCGATAAAAGAAACGGTTGTTGTATATGCTCCGGCAGAACAGCAGATAAAAAGGCTTGTGGAAAGAGAAGGATACACGCCAGAAGAGGCAAAAAAAAGAGTGGATGCTCAGATAGATATCGAAGAGAAGAAAAGAAGAGCGGATTATGTTATAGACAATTCCAAAGATCTAAAACATCTGCAAAAAGAGTGTGAAGAGTTTATAAAGACGATAAAGAGAAAATATGCCCTGGAAGGATAG
- the speE gene encoding polyamine aminopropyltransferase: protein MWFEEIHNGFFKQAVKVEKKLAEKRSRYQTIEVYESKEFGRIMVIDGHGMLCDKDEFIYHEMIAHVPVCTHKDPKRVLIIGGGDGGTARELLRHEGINVDMVEIDEEVVNISKEFFPQFDEVWSNPRFNLIIGDGTEFVREAKDKTYDIVLVDSTDPEGPAEGLFNKTFYAHINRILKDDGIVVAQGESWWIDMPLHKEIMRVIGDFFKITMPYRFEMYMYPGCNWNFIVGSKFYHPTADIILQRADLIDNLKYYNSDIHISSFTLPTYVKKELGELYKW from the coding sequence ATGTGGTTTGAAGAGATACATAACGGCTTTTTCAAACAGGCTGTAAAAGTAGAAAAAAAACTGGCTGAAAAAAGAAGTAGATATCAAACGATAGAAGTATACGAATCAAAAGAGTTCGGGCGTATAATGGTCATAGACGGGCACGGAATGCTTTGCGATAAAGATGAATTTATATATCATGAGATGATTGCGCATGTTCCTGTATGTACACATAAAGACCCTAAGCGTGTTCTTATTATAGGAGGAGGAGACGGTGGAACAGCCAGAGAGCTTTTAAGACATGAAGGAATAAACGTTGATATGGTAGAAATCGACGAAGAGGTAGTAAATATCTCCAAAGAGTTTTTCCCACAGTTTGACGAAGTGTGGAGCAATCCCAGGTTCAACCTTATCATAGGAGACGGAACAGAGTTTGTAAGAGAGGCGAAAGATAAGACTTACGACATCGTTCTTGTGGATTCTACCGACCCTGAAGGTCCTGCAGAAGGTCTTTTTAACAAAACATTTTATGCACATATAAACAGAATACTGAAAGATGACGGAATAGTTGTGGCGCAGGGTGAAAGCTGGTGGATAGATATGCCTCTTCACAAAGAGATAATGAGAGTCATAGGAGATTTTTTCAAAATAACGATGCCCTACAGATTCGAGATGTATATGTATCCTGGATGCAACTGGAACTTTATCGTAGGAAGCAAGTTTTATCATCCTACCGCCGATATAATTCTTCAAAGAGCAGATTTGATCGATAATCTCAAATATTACAACTCAGATATTCATATATCAAGCTTCACTCTTCCCACATATGTGAAAAAAGAGTTGGGCGAACTTTACAAATGGTAA
- the purM gene encoding phosphoribosylformylglycinamidine cyclo-ligase, with protein sequence MSISYKDAGVDIDAGAKLVEEIKPFVKKTFNENVIGGIGSFAGAYALPVGYKEPVLLGATDGVGTKLKLAIESKKYDTVGIDLVAMCVNDLICSFAEPMFFLDYYATGKLDVDAAKEVIKGIAEGCRESECALIGGETAEMPGMYSENDFDLAGFAVGIAEKEDVVKERGVKAGDVLIALKSSGVHSNGFSLVRKLFFDKLKWHHHTEFEGKPLIDVLLEPTRIYVKTYKKVKEKVKALAHITGGGLIENLPRVLPENVKAVVRKNHIEPLPIFEFMGKYIDEEEMFRTFNMGVGMVLVVDPADVKDVMSLSGGYIIGELEAGQRGVEIIE encoded by the coding sequence ATGAGTATAAGCTATAAAGATGCCGGTGTGGATATAGATGCCGGTGCTAAATTGGTCGAAGAGATTAAACCGTTTGTCAAAAAAACTTTCAACGAAAACGTTATAGGCGGTATAGGCTCATTTGCCGGTGCCTATGCGCTTCCTGTAGGATACAAAGAGCCCGTACTGCTTGGGGCTACCGATGGGGTAGGGACAAAACTGAAACTTGCTATCGAATCCAAAAAGTACGATACTGTAGGTATCGATCTGGTAGCAATGTGTGTGAACGACCTTATATGCAGTTTTGCCGAGCCGATGTTTTTTCTTGATTATTATGCTACCGGAAAACTTGATGTTGACGCAGCCAAAGAGGTGATTAAAGGTATTGCCGAAGGTTGCAGGGAGAGTGAGTGTGCTCTTATCGGAGGAGAAACTGCCGAGATGCCGGGAATGTATAGTGAAAATGACTTTGACCTGGCTGGTTTTGCGGTAGGTATTGCCGAAAAAGAGGATGTTGTAAAAGAGAGGGGTGTCAAAGCAGGGGATGTGTTGATAGCTCTGAAGAGCAGCGGTGTACACTCCAACGGATTTTCACTGGTAAGGAAACTCTTTTTTGACAAACTCAAATGGCACCACCATACCGAATTTGAAGGAAAACCACTTATAGATGTGCTTTTGGAGCCGACCCGCATATATGTGAAAACATACAAAAAAGTAAAAGAGAAAGTAAAAGCTCTTGCACATATTACCGGAGGAGGGCTGATAGAAAATCTTCCGAGAGTACTTCCCGAAAATGTAAAGGCTGTCGTCAGGAAAAATCATATTGAGCCGCTGCCGATATTTGAGTTTATGGGTAAATATATCGATGAAGAAGAAATGTTCAGAACCTTCAATATGGGTGTGGGAATGGTTCTTGTTGTAGACCCTGCAGATGTAAAGGATGTTATGTCTCTTAGCGGAGGATATATCATAGGAGAGCTTGAAGCTGGCCAAAGGGGTGTAGAAATTATCGAATGA